The genomic DNA TTACAAGATTTAGTGATTGAATGTGAGTgaatttaaaaatcttttattgcTCTTAAGGATTGAATATTTTCTCTGTATTTACCATTGTACTTGGCCAATGTCTTAACCAGCAGGTGTCTGCCAGAACCTGTGTATCCAGTCAGTAACAACATTGGTATTATTGGGCTGGTCATGACAGAAGACAACTCATCTGTAATAAAGACATTCTTTCTTAACATGGATTCAATACATTATGGCAAATTAATTAGGTATACTcaacaacaaaaatatcaacCAGCCAGCCAGCCGGCTATACTAGCAAGTATTTATATGATATTTTTTAACTGTTgatttaaattactttgttatGGTGTTCTTACTTATGTCTCCAGTCAAAAATGGAGCAATAGTCTCTTGCATCTGCTCAAACATGTGTCTCAGCCCAGTGGGACAGAGAGACAAAAATCCCAGGTTTTTACTCTCACTCTCCTGGGGCTTGAAGTATTCGTCTCTAGGCTTCAATGTATGAATGTTCTCCCCCAAAGTCAGCTGTGTTACTCCTCGCACTATGAAGTATGACTGCAGTATcttttcatcatttatctttgaatCTTTACTTTCAATATCACTTgtaactttattgcacttaaagtACAATCTCCCAGCACCTTCAACTAAGTCTAAATACTTAAAATGGTATTTCCCAGTAATTGTTGGTGTCAATTCTATGCTAAATATGTCATTTAAACTCACAAGTTTCGGTTCATCAAAGTGGTTGTTCAATACTTCCTTAACAAAATCATTGGATAAGTCATATTCATTCACAATTAAGCACACTTCAGCAGCTGCAGCTATTTTTGGTGATTTCTCTATTGATGGTACAGGGTGAAAAGATACCACTACTTCACAGGAGTCTTCTAAGTTATACGAAGATGCAATACTACATAATTCATTCTCACTTGTGTAAGCAATATTTTCAGGTACTAATTTTGATCCCACTACAGGAACTATTCGAATATTATCCAGACTCTTGGACCTATTATCCGTCCACAACTTTTTATGTATTTCAGAAGTCATAAATCCAAGGTTGAATCGTAATAAACCGttttctttcaaattgttttccCTGTGTTTCTGCCTTCTTTTAACATCAGGAGTAATTTTCATGGCAAGCCATAAGACACCattgtcaatgtagaataagtTCTCTGCACACAGCTGTATGTATTGCTCCCTGGATATTATCAAacatttatgtaataaaacAGACAAATTCTCATCCAAATGTTGCTTAACAACATGCTGAACTACATGATACGGGGCAGCTTTGACGACAAACGTATCCATGGCCTTCAAAGATAATAGCTGCTTATGATAAATCCTGTACTTTATCGCAAGAAATACCAGGAATGTAGAAGTATTGTACTTTGGATAGATAACCTtcaaacaaaattttatcacccATAATTTTGTAGTATTTTCTCTTTTCATAAtctccaaaataaaaaataagaatcaCAAGTCACAactaaaaattacataaataatgctTTTAGAACAAAAATAACACAAGAAACTCTCTTCAAATTCTGATAACAATGATAATAACAAACAAACGTCAAACTCAAGCTGTATCAAGGAGTCCGTTCGTTTCATGGGTTCGTTTCAATGGAATTACCGattttgaaacgtatttttatcCTAATCGGAATTTTGGAATCACTAGCCCAAAATGTCAATGTTATCGTAGGACCATAGACAACCAAACCATCCTCCATCTTTCTTTCCGGTTTCCAAAATGGTGAGTATTCAGTGCAGGCGTGATAATTttacgaaaataatttataaaagtgtTAATACCTTTTAATTTCTAGTGTTAAGCATTAAAATCACATCAATAAATATAAGTTCTATTTAAAAATAGCCTTAGACCGCGATTAAAGAGTGTTAAACACTTGTTTAGCTGCGAACCTCGTGGCGATGCTTGTTTTCAACGATGAATTCTGTTATTTTAGCCGCCCAAGAAGGACACGAAGACTTCGGCCAAGCAGCCGCAGAAAACCCAAAAGAAGAAGGAGGGGTCTGGTGGCGGCAAAGCCAAGAAGAAGGTGAGCAACTTGTGACGAGTGAAGTGAGGTTATGTGAACATGTCAGATTCAATTCGGAATAGGGATACTAATATCTAATAAGTTTTAACAATTTACTGAATTATATACGTTTAACTTAACATATGATTAAACATTTTAGCTTGACAACATGAGAGTACAAACACTGATATATTGAGTATGATGGCATCTCCATACTAATCTTATACCCTAGCATATCCCGCATAATACTAACGAGTTCCTACATGTTTTCCATTGCAGAAGTGGTCCAAAGGAAAAGTCCGTGACAAGTTGAACAACCAGGTGTTGTTCGACAAGGCCACCTATGAGAAGCTGTACAAGGAAGTGCCACagtacaagctgatcacccccGCTGTAGTTTCTGAGAGACTAAAGGTCAGAGGCTCCCTCGCCAGGAGGGCACTCATCGAGCTCAGGGAAAAAGGTTTGTTGCATTTGTCTCTTTAAGATACTAAAAGAATAGTTTAAGTGTGCTTTCTACTTTTAGTAAAACTGTAATAGGTAACAGTCTCAAC from Pectinophora gossypiella chromosome 18, ilPecGoss1.1, whole genome shotgun sequence includes the following:
- the LOC126375057 gene encoding 40S ribosomal protein S25 — its product is MIITNKRQTQAVSRSPFVSWPPKKDTKTSAKQPQKTQKKKEGSGGGKAKKKKWSKGKVRDKLNNQVLFDKATYEKLYKEVPQYKLITPAVVSERLKVRGSLARRALIELREKGLIKQVVQHHGQVIYTRATKGDDPVA